The DNA window CCCGGGTCTTCCAACGTTGCGGCCTGACGGCTGTCGGGGTGGATGCCGATAGTGGAGCCATCGGCGGCGCCGCATCCCAGGAATTCATGGTGACGGCAGATGCTGGCGAAGATTTGATCCTCATCAGCCCTGATGGTGATTACGCAGCCAATCAAGAAAAAGCCATCTCGATCGCACCCCCTGCTCTGCCTTTACCAAGCGGGGAATCGCAGGTCATGTCCACTCCAGGGCAAATCACGATTGATGCGCTCTGCTCCGCCCAGTCGCTTGACCCCAGCCAAGTCATCAAGGTTCTGCTTCTCCTCGCCAAGCTCGAATCTGGCGATGAACAGCCGGTTCTTGTTTGTCTCCGAGGAGACCAGGAACTCAACGAGGTGAAACTCGTGAATGCGCTCACACAACAGCTCGATAGCCCCGTTCTCGATCTCAGCCCGATCAATGCCGATCAGCTGAAATCTCAAGGACTGCAGCCATGGCCGTTTGGATCGATCGGCCCTGACCTGTCTGATCAGCACCTCACGGGCGCGCGCAGCTGGCGAACGAAGTTTTACAAACTCGCCGATACAACAGCTGCCGAGCTCGACCGTTTTGTCTGCGGAGCCAACACAAGCGACGAGCACCGTTGGGGCTGCACTTGGTCTGATCTCGGCACCATACCAGCGCTGGATCTCCGCAATGCCAGAGCAGGAGATCACTATGTCCACAGCCCAGAACAGAGCCTCGAAGAACGACGCGGGATCGAGGTGGGGCATATCTTTCAACTCGGTCGCAAGTACTCCCAATCCATGGGAGCTCAAATCACCACGAAAGAAGGCAAACAGCAGCACCTCTGGATGGGGTGTTACGGCATAGGAATCTCACGCCTTGCCCAGGCAGCCGTTGAGCAGCATCACGATGATGCTGGAGTGATCTGGCCGCTCAGCATTGCCCCTTTTCAGGTGATCGTGGTGGTAGCCAATGTTCAAGACGAGGTCCAAATGGGCCTTGGTGAAGAGATTTACAACGAGCTGCGGGCCGCGGGAATCGATGCCCTCCTGGACGATCGTGGAGAGCGGGCCGGCGTGAAATTTAAGGATGCCGATCTCATTGGAATCCCTTGGAGAGTTGTGGTTGGTCGCGCTGCCGCCGATGGGAAGGTGGAACTCGTGCAACGGTCGGAGAGGGACGCCAACGTTTTAAGTCGAGCCGAAGCCATCTCTTCCCTGCTTGAAGCGATCCCGACCGAGCTACGGGTCCAGCTCTGACCCCGCGTAAAGTCCAGCAAATTTCCTTCGTCATGATCGCCGTACTG is part of the Synechococcus sp. WH 8016 genome and encodes:
- a CDS encoding proline--tRNA ligase produces the protein MRVSRLMLVTLRDVPADAEIASQQLLIRGGYIRRVGSGIYAYLPLMWRVLQRVMRIVREEMNEIGALETLLPQLQPAELWEKSGRWQGYTAGEGIMFHLEDRQERSLGLGPTHEEVITELASDLLKSYRQLPVTLYQIQSKFRDEIRPRFGLMRGREFIMKDAYSFHGDEADLASMYAQMEKAYTRVFQRCGLTAVGVDADSGAIGGAASQEFMVTADAGEDLILISPDGDYAANQEKAISIAPPALPLPSGESQVMSTPGQITIDALCSAQSLDPSQVIKVLLLLAKLESGDEQPVLVCLRGDQELNEVKLVNALTQQLDSPVLDLSPINADQLKSQGLQPWPFGSIGPDLSDQHLTGARSWRTKFYKLADTTAAELDRFVCGANTSDEHRWGCTWSDLGTIPALDLRNARAGDHYVHSPEQSLEERRGIEVGHIFQLGRKYSQSMGAQITTKEGKQQHLWMGCYGIGISRLAQAAVEQHHDDAGVIWPLSIAPFQVIVVVANVQDEVQMGLGEEIYNELRAAGIDALLDDRGERAGVKFKDADLIGIPWRVVVGRAAADGKVELVQRSERDANVLSRAEAISSLLEAIPTELRVQL